The Flavobacteriaceae bacterium 3519-10 genome includes a window with the following:
- a CDS encoding alpha-amino acid ester hydrolase, with translation MKKLLQFALLFCFLSVAAQTRPDNTFVKEKFTKQEVYIPMRDGVKLFTAIYIPKDISKAQKYPFIMQRTCYSIAPYGENEYRASLGPNKFLMNDKYIFVYQDVRGRYMSEGTFTNMTPQVERKTKKDVDESTDTYDTIEWLLKNIKNNNGKVGQYGTSYPGFYTAAGILADHPALVASSPQAPISDFWNDDFLHNGKFMLGYFRTFPVFGVQKTKAENKAWYSDSMIKSTSEDGLKFYREMGTLKDGYDKYYKDNFFMTEIMNHPNYDELWQKRSLLPHLKNVKHAVMTVGGWYDAEDLSGPLNIYKTIEKTSPKAKNTIVMGPFSHGAWGRETGKHFHNEIYFGDSIATYYQKNLETKFFSHYLKGNTKADAGLPEAAMYDTGKKEWKEFDLYPPKNTAKINFYLADGTLKQAAGNTASEYFSDPNNPVLSSDNLKDFNGFTPRNYMSEDQRFAVGRPDVITFTTNVLTEDLTFAGEILAKLNISSTSTDADFAVKLIDVYPEDFKPTEKKEGVVYGNYHQMVRSEIMPARFRNSREKPEALVPNQKTAVNFRLQDVVHTFKKGHKIQIQISSTWFPLFSVNPQKFMANPNLATKEDYTKAFIKVFGDSSIEVDVLK, from the coding sequence ATGAAAAAACTCCTGCAATTTGCACTCCTGTTCTGTTTTCTGTCGGTGGCCGCACAGACGCGCCCTGACAATACATTTGTTAAAGAAAAATTCACCAAGCAGGAAGTTTACATCCCAATGCGGGACGGCGTAAAATTATTTACTGCGATTTACATTCCAAAAGATATCTCGAAGGCTCAAAAATATCCATTTATCATGCAGCGCACCTGCTACAGCATTGCTCCGTACGGTGAAAACGAATACCGTGCGTCACTTGGACCGAATAAATTTTTAATGAATGACAAGTACATTTTTGTGTATCAGGATGTTCGTGGACGTTATATGAGCGAGGGAACCTTCACCAATATGACGCCACAAGTGGAGCGTAAAACCAAAAAAGATGTTGATGAAAGCACGGACACTTACGATACGATCGAATGGTTACTCAAAAATATTAAAAACAATAACGGCAAAGTGGGCCAATACGGCACTTCTTATCCCGGATTTTACACCGCTGCGGGGATATTGGCGGACCATCCGGCGCTGGTAGCTTCTTCGCCCCAGGCTCCAATTTCAGATTTCTGGAATGACGATTTTCTGCACAATGGCAAGTTTATGCTGGGTTACTTCAGGACTTTTCCGGTTTTCGGCGTCCAAAAGACAAAAGCTGAAAATAAGGCTTGGTACAGCGACAGTATGATAAAATCCACTTCAGAGGACGGCTTAAAGTTTTACCGCGAAATGGGAACGCTGAAAGACGGCTATGATAAGTACTACAAAGACAACTTTTTTATGACCGAAATTATGAATCATCCGAACTATGATGAATTGTGGCAAAAAAGAAGTCTGCTTCCGCACCTGAAAAACGTGAAGCACGCAGTGATGACCGTCGGCGGATGGTACGATGCCGAAGATCTGTCCGGACCTCTAAATATTTATAAAACCATTGAGAAAACGAGCCCAAAAGCTAAAAACACCATCGTGATGGGACCATTCTCGCACGGCGCCTGGGGACGCGAAACCGGAAAACATTTCCACAACGAGATCTATTTTGGGGACAGCATCGCGACGTATTATCAGAAAAATTTGGAAACGAAATTTTTCAGTCATTATTTAAAAGGAAATACGAAGGCAGACGCTGGATTACCGGAAGCGGCGATGTACGACACCGGAAAAAAAGAGTGGAAAGAATTTGACCTTTATCCACCCAAAAACACCGCGAAAATAAATTTTTATCTCGCAGACGGCACACTCAAACAAGCCGCGGGCAACACGGCATCCGAATATTTCAGTGATCCGAACAATCCGGTTTTAAGTTCAGATAATCTGAAAGACTTCAATGGTTTCACGCCACGAAATTATATGAGCGAAGACCAGCGTTTTGCTGTGGGAAGGCCGGATGTGATCACATTCACAACCAATGTACTCACGGAAGACCTCACTTTTGCAGGCGAAATTTTAGCCAAACTTAATATTTCCTCTACTTCTACCGATGCAGATTTTGCCGTAAAACTCATCGATGTTTACCCGGAAGATTTTAAACCAACAGAAAAGAAAGAAGGCGTGGTTTACGGAAACTACCACCAGATGGTGCGCAGCGAAATAATGCCTGCAAGATTCCGCAACTCACGCGAAAAACCGGAGGCACTAGTTCCGAACCAAAAAACGGCTGTGAATTTCCGCCTGCAGGATGTGGTTCATACGTTTAAAAAAGGCCATAAAATCCAGATTCAGATTTCGAGCACCTGGTTTCCGCTGTTTTCAGTAAACCCACAGAAATTTATGGCCAATCCTAATTTGGCTACCAAAGAAGATTATACAAAAGCTTTCATCAAAGTTTTTGGCGATAGTTCCATAGAAGTTGATGTTTTGAAATAA
- a CDS encoding 3-oxoacyl-[acyl-carrier protein] reductase: MNLNGKTAIITGGSRGLGKAVALMLANEGVNVGITGRNEETLKNTAAELAETGVKVAFAAFSMENEAEVKSGIQQLASELGGVDILINNAGIGDFGSLTEMPSETWEKVLKTNLFGVYYAAMAVYPYLKERKEGDIVNIASTAGLKGGANMSAYAASKAAVISLSQSMMAEWRKENIRVITLTPSTIATDLAIDNNLTDGNPEKVLQPEDFAEWVRDILKMNRRAMIANASIFSTNP, encoded by the coding sequence ATGAACTTGAATGGAAAAACTGCCATAATTACAGGTGGTAGCCGTGGCTTGGGTAAAGCCGTAGCTCTGATGCTGGCTAATGAAGGCGTTAATGTAGGAATTACAGGAAGGAATGAAGAAACATTAAAAAATACAGCAGCGGAACTGGCTGAAACCGGTGTTAAAGTTGCCTTTGCCGCCTTCAGCATGGAAAATGAAGCAGAAGTGAAGTCGGGTATTCAACAACTCGCATCTGAACTGGGTGGTGTAGATATTCTGATTAATAACGCGGGAATCGGCGATTTTGGAAGTCTCACCGAGATGCCTTCTGAAACCTGGGAGAAAGTACTCAAGACGAATCTATTCGGTGTATACTACGCAGCGATGGCAGTTTATCCGTATCTTAAAGAAAGAAAAGAGGGTGACATTGTGAATATTGCTTCTACAGCCGGTCTGAAAGGCGGTGCAAACATGTCTGCGTACGCTGCTTCGAAAGCGGCGGTTATTTCGCTTTCGCAATCGATGATGGCGGAATGGCGCAAAGAAAACATCCGTGTCATCACGCTTACACCAAGCACTATTGCGACAGATTTGGCAATAGACAACAACCTAACAGACGGAAATCCGGAAAAAGTTCTGCAACCAGAGGATTTTGCCGAATGGGTACGCGATATTCTTAAAATGAACCGCCGCGCCATGATTGCAAACGCTTCCATTTTCTCTACAAATCCGTAG
- a CDS encoding Septum site-determining protein minD: MLTKDKVQAFLKEIEVADLVHNFQVMGNDVYIDMTAHSPAMHEKKKLEAAMKQAFASEFGEEINLKLKIVSPEPSEIQQSQIKGKQIKGIQNIIAVASGKGGVGKSTVASNIAVTLAKMGFKVGILDADIYGPSVPTMFDTVGGKPVSVEIDGKNLMKPIENYGVKMLSIGYFSGANQAVVWRGPMASKALNQMIRDAAWGELDFLLIDLPPGTGDIHLSIIQEVPVTGAVIVSTPQHIALADVRKGIAMFQMESINIPVLGLIENMSYFTPEELPENKYYIFGNQGAQYLAEDLGIPVLGEIPLVQSIREAGDVGRPAALQDGSVIADIYRTVTQNMIESLVERNKNLPATEAVKITTMAGCSPKK; the protein is encoded by the coding sequence ATGTTGACTAAAGATAAAGTTCAGGCCTTCCTGAAAGAAATAGAAGTTGCAGATTTGGTGCACAACTTTCAGGTGATGGGCAATGATGTGTATATTGATATGACCGCACATTCGCCGGCGATGCACGAAAAAAAGAAACTTGAAGCCGCCATGAAACAGGCTTTCGCCTCAGAATTTGGCGAAGAGATTAACCTTAAATTAAAAATAGTTTCCCCGGAACCTTCAGAGATCCAGCAAAGTCAGATCAAAGGCAAACAGATTAAAGGAATCCAAAACATTATTGCAGTAGCATCCGGCAAAGGTGGCGTTGGTAAATCTACCGTTGCTTCTAACATCGCGGTTACACTTGCGAAAATGGGCTTTAAAGTCGGGATTCTAGATGCTGATATTTATGGACCTTCGGTGCCGACAATGTTCGATACGGTAGGCGGTAAACCTGTTTCAGTAGAAATCGACGGAAAAAACCTGATGAAACCTATCGAAAATTACGGTGTGAAAATGCTTTCTATCGGTTACTTTTCAGGCGCAAACCAGGCGGTTGTTTGGCGTGGACCGATGGCCAGCAAAGCTTTAAATCAGATGATCCGCGACGCGGCATGGGGCGAACTCGATTTTCTTCTAATCGATTTACCTCCGGGCACTGGTGATATCCACCTTTCGATTATTCAGGAAGTGCCTGTAACGGGCGCGGTGATCGTAAGTACGCCGCAGCATATTGCACTTGCTGACGTAAGAAAAGGTATTGCAATGTTCCAAATGGAAAGTATCAATATTCCTGTATTGGGATTAATCGAAAATATGTCGTACTTTACCCCTGAAGAACTTCCGGAAAATAAATATTACATCTTCGGAAACCAGGGAGCACAATATCTGGCAGAAGATTTAGGTATTCCGGTTCTGGGCGAAATTCCGTTGGTGCAGAGTATTCGCGAGGCAGGTGATGTAGGCCGCCCGGCGGCTTTGCAGGACGGCAGCGTAATTGCGGATATTTACAGAACCGTAACCCAGAATATGATCGAAAGTTTAGTTGAACGAAATAAGAATTTACCCGCAACCGAGGCTGTGAAAATCACCACAATGGCCGGTTGTTCTCCAAAAAAATAA
- a CDS encoding 2OG-Fe(II) oxygenase: MMSLFDNISDPNLNLLPKDGTVNYYGKILSEDESSSIYQDLLDNIEWKNDEAVIFGKTMITKRKVAWYGDREFSYTYSKSTKTAIPWTATLLKLKKMVENATGEAFNSCLLNLYHSGEEGMGWHSDAEKDLKKNGAIASLSLGAERRFLFKHKHTADKVETVLEHGSLLVMKNETQSFWQHRLPPARKILTPRINLTFRSIDEV, encoded by the coding sequence ATGATGAGCTTATTTGATAATATTTCCGATCCAAATCTTAATCTGTTGCCAAAAGATGGAACCGTAAATTATTATGGAAAGATTTTAAGCGAAGATGAATCTAGCAGCATTTACCAGGACCTTTTAGACAACATTGAATGGAAAAATGATGAAGCCGTTATTTTTGGGAAGACAATGATCACCAAACGAAAAGTTGCGTGGTATGGTGACCGCGAATTCAGTTATACCTATTCGAAATCCACCAAAACAGCAATTCCGTGGACCGCCACGCTGTTGAAACTTAAAAAAATGGTTGAAAATGCCACGGGCGAAGCATTTAATTCCTGCCTTCTGAACCTTTATCATTCGGGTGAAGAAGGCATGGGTTGGCACAGCGACGCCGAAAAAGATCTTAAGAAAAACGGAGCGATTGCCTCGCTGAGTTTGGGCGCAGAACGCAGGTTTCTGTTCAAACATAAACACACCGCCGACAAAGTGGAAACCGTTTTAGAACACGGGAGCCTGCTTGTAATGAAAAATGAAACCCAAAGTTTTTGGCAACACCGGCTTCCGCCAGCGAGAAAGATACTGACACCGCGGATCAACCTCACGTTCCGCAGCATCGACGAGGTTTAA
- a CDS encoding Agmatinase: MKTYAGIPEENATLENSKVMLVTVPYDGTSTWGKGADKGPELFLDASENMELFDIETRTEPYLEGVYLAGEISENSTPEAMTEAVYQKTKELLNHDGKLFTLFGGEHSVSIGSIRAVGEKYENLTVLQLDAHTDLRPDFHGSTSNHACAVYEASKKHNLVQVGIRSMDAEEMEHVNQEQCFWAHGIATNPNWIDDVLAKVSGNVYITIDLDAFDPSIAPSTGTPEPGGLQWYPTLELLKKVFEKCNVVAFDIVELMDSPMPKPSAFLAAKLYYKMLAYYHLTSK; the protein is encoded by the coding sequence ATGAAAACATACGCTGGAATTCCCGAAGAAAACGCCACCTTAGAAAACTCGAAAGTAATGCTGGTAACCGTGCCTTACGACGGAACTTCAACTTGGGGCAAGGGTGCAGATAAAGGCCCTGAACTTTTCCTCGACGCTTCTGAAAATATGGAGCTTTTCGATATTGAAACCCGTACAGAACCTTATTTGGAAGGCGTGTATCTGGCAGGCGAAATTTCAGAAAATTCCACTCCGGAGGCAATGACCGAAGCGGTTTATCAGAAAACAAAAGAACTTCTTAACCACGACGGTAAATTGTTTACGCTTTTCGGCGGTGAACACTCTGTTTCGATCGGTTCGATCCGTGCGGTAGGAGAGAAATATGAAAACCTCACCGTATTGCAGCTCGATGCACATACCGATTTAAGACCTGATTTTCATGGTTCAACCTCAAATCACGCCTGCGCGGTGTATGAAGCCAGCAAAAAACACAATCTTGTTCAGGTCGGGATCCGTTCTATGGACGCTGAAGAAATGGAACATGTAAATCAAGAACAGTGTTTCTGGGCGCACGGAATCGCTACAAACCCGAACTGGATCGACGATGTGCTCGCAAAAGTTTCAGGAAATGTTTACATCACGATTGATCTTGATGCATTTGATCCGTCAATCGCGCCGTCAACCGGAACTCCTGAGCCGGGCGGCCTGCAATGGTATCCAACTTTGGAGCTCTTGAAAAAAGTGTTCGAAAAATGCAATGTCGTAGCTTTTGATATCGTGGAATTAATGGATTCGCCGATGCCTAAACCAAGTGCTTTCCTTGCGGCAAAACTGTACTATAAAATGTTGGCTTACTATCATTTGACTTCTAAGTAA
- a CDS encoding Proton/glutamate or proton/aspartate symport protein, translating into MKSRFLQIFPFFTLTVVVILHAINMLNPLPEDYLAFGHLLFVLGMVTYALMRKNLTTWILISIVIGVIVGRDYPGVALALQPLSQGFIRLVKTIVGPILFATLVYGIAGHSDLKQVGRMAWKSLLYFYCATTIALFIGLAAINISKAGVGIDASKIPHQELPVTSAVKDADMRALESIPESNQWLFKTTAFFRDVFPENIIKSIYENQVLQIVVFAVIFGIGLAKLPEQKKRPLVDFMESLAETMFKYTHIIMYFAPIGVGAAMAYTVGHMGIDILKYLFMLLLTLYCALIAFILLVLLPIALYMKVPIKKFIEAIKEPVSIAFATTSSDAALPVVMQNMEKFGVPRKIVSFVVPTGYSFNLDGTTLYLSLASIFVAQAAGMDLSFGQQLLICLTLMITSKGVAAIPRASLIILIATADQFGLPIFIIAAILGIDELMDMGRTSVNVIGNCLASVVIAKWEGEFDQEKALAFEAD; encoded by the coding sequence ATGAAATCCAGATTCTTACAGATTTTTCCGTTTTTTACATTAACAGTTGTGGTTATTCTCCACGCAATTAATATGCTGAATCCGTTGCCGGAAGATTATCTGGCGTTTGGGCATTTACTTTTTGTTTTGGGGATGGTGACGTATGCACTTATGAGAAAGAATTTAACCACCTGGATCCTGATCAGCATTGTGATTGGCGTTATCGTAGGTAGAGATTATCCAGGCGTCGCATTGGCCCTTCAGCCGTTAAGTCAGGGATTCATCCGCTTGGTAAAGACCATTGTAGGCCCCATTTTGTTTGCGACCTTAGTGTATGGAATTGCAGGACATTCAGATTTAAAGCAAGTCGGAAGAATGGCGTGGAAATCATTGCTTTATTTTTATTGCGCTACAACCATTGCCTTGTTTATTGGTCTCGCGGCAATTAACATCTCGAAAGCGGGCGTTGGCATTGATGCCTCGAAAATTCCTCATCAGGAACTTCCGGTTACTTCGGCTGTTAAAGATGCGGATATGAGAGCCCTCGAAAGTATTCCCGAAAGTAATCAGTGGCTGTTTAAAACAACTGCCTTTTTCAGAGATGTATTCCCGGAGAATATTATTAAATCGATCTATGAAAATCAGGTTCTGCAAATCGTGGTATTCGCGGTAATATTCGGAATCGGACTGGCAAAACTTCCTGAACAAAAGAAAAGACCGCTCGTCGACTTTATGGAAAGTCTCGCTGAGACCATGTTCAAATACACACACATCATCATGTATTTCGCGCCTATTGGCGTAGGTGCGGCGATGGCGTACACGGTTGGGCATATGGGAATCGACATTCTGAAATATCTGTTCATGCTCCTGCTGACACTCTATTGCGCATTGATTGCGTTTATACTTTTAGTGCTGCTGCCAATTGCGCTTTACATGAAAGTGCCTATTAAAAAGTTTATTGAAGCCATCAAAGAGCCTGTGTCTATCGCCTTTGCAACCACAAGTTCCGACGCGGCGCTGCCGGTTGTGATGCAGAATATGGAAAAGTTTGGAGTACCGAGAAAAATCGTTTCGTTCGTAGTTCCTACGGGCTATTCGTTTAATTTGGACGGAACCACGCTGTATCTCTCGTTAGCATCGATTTTTGTTGCGCAGGCAGCAGGGATGGATCTTTCATTTGGGCAGCAGCTCCTGATCTGCCTTACACTGATGATTACAAGCAAGGGTGTCGCCGCAATTCCGCGCGCATCACTTATTATCCTGATCGCCACTGCCGACCAGTTCGGCTTACCGATATTCATCATTGCCGCCATTTTAGGGATTGATGAACTTATGGATATGGGCAGAACTTCGGTGAATGTAATTGGTAATTGCCTCGCCTCTGTCGTCATTGCAAAATGGGAAGGAGAATTTGATCAGGAAAAAGCCCTGGCATTTGAAGCCGATTAA
- a CDS encoding Nitrogen-fixing NifU, C-terminal: MHEQTVSKVMYALEKIRPFLNKDGGDIELVDVRESIVYVKLQGNCNGCPMSFSTMKLGVENTIKQHAPEIQEVINVE; encoded by the coding sequence ATGCACGAACAAACCGTTAGTAAAGTAATGTACGCCCTCGAAAAGATCCGGCCGTTTCTTAATAAAGATGGCGGCGACATCGAACTCGTTGATGTGCGCGAAAGCATTGTTTACGTAAAACTGCAGGGAAACTGCAACGGTTGCCCTATGAGTTTTTCCACAATGAAACTCGGCGTAGAAAACACCATCAAGCAGCACGCTCCTGAAATCCAGGAAGTGATTAATGTAGAATAA
- a CDS encoding Predicted phosphatase: MPLKAILFDMDGVIVDTEPLHRKGYFQMFENLNISVSEELYTSFTGSSTQKVCTTLVEKFNLNSTHEELASIKRRYFKHYFDHDVDFDLLPGVKNLIENYYNNGLKLILASSAHMNTINWVFEKFGLEKYFSAKISGASLKESKPHPEIFQLAAKMAGEPKENCLVIEDSTNGILAAHAAGIFCVAYKSEHSLDQDYSKANLVISDFSEIEMGKIEKFFGK; encoded by the coding sequence ATGCCATTAAAAGCAATACTCTTCGATATGGACGGTGTAATTGTAGACACTGAACCACTACACCGTAAAGGGTATTTCCAAATGTTCGAGAATCTGAATATTTCGGTTTCCGAAGAACTTTATACCAGTTTCACGGGCTCATCAACGCAAAAAGTTTGCACAACACTTGTTGAAAAATTTAATCTGAATTCAACGCACGAAGAGTTAGCTTCAATAAAACGCCGGTATTTTAAACATTATTTTGATCATGATGTGGATTTCGATCTACTTCCAGGCGTTAAAAACCTTATCGAAAACTATTACAACAACGGGCTGAAGCTTATTCTCGCCTCATCGGCGCACATGAATACAATTAACTGGGTTTTTGAGAAATTCGGACTTGAAAAATATTTTTCCGCGAAAATCAGCGGCGCAAGTCTGAAAGAATCAAAACCTCATCCCGAAATCTTTCAGCTAGCCGCAAAAATGGCGGGCGAACCTAAAGAAAACTGCCTTGTGATAGAAGATTCCACGAACGGAATTCTTGCCGCGCACGCTGCCGGAATTTTTTGTGTGGCGTATAAAAGTGAACATTCTCTTGATCAGGATTACAGCAAAGCGAATCTTGTAATTTCAGATTTCTCAGAGATTGAAATGGGGAAGATTGAAAAATTTTTTGGGAAATAA
- a CDS encoding NADP-dependent malic enzyme, whose product MPNKTNRDEKNFNQAALDYHRLEPKGKIEVIPSKPHSSQRDLSLAYSPGVAIPCLEIERDPRLAYEYTGKGNLVAVISNGTAVLGLGDIGAEASKPVMEGKGLLFKIFADINVFDIEIDEKDPDKFIEIVKGIAPTFGGINLEDIKAPEAFYIEQRLKEELHIPLMHDDQHGTAIISAAALINALEIAGKKIEDVKMVVNGAGAAAIACTKLYVELGLSKENILMCDSKGVINHKRENLTPEKIDFVAQTEIQTLQDAVKNADVFIGLSKGNVLTPEMLLSMAENPIVFGLANPDPEIEYDLAMATRPDTIMATGRSDYPNQVNNVLGFPYIFRGALDVQATGINEEMKLAAVHAIAQLAKEPVPEAVILTYNLKSLNFGREYFIPKPFDNRLITKVSMAVAKAAMESGIAGKPIENFDDYETALLDRMGRDEKLIRMMQNRAKANPKRVTLGNAEEYNVLKAAQILHEEGIAQPILLGDKKYIKEQMQKFGIDLDVPIVDPTDDDQEENRKIYRDDLWKLRQRKGVNEYKAKKYVRQRDYFGPMMLRNGHTDALIVGFSKNYSSTLRPVLEIIEREKGVDRVSSMMMILTEKKPIFFSDASIIQNPTSEDLVNIARMSEMVVKSFAIEPRIAMLSFENFAGISETSKKVAKAVSILHEKFPNMIVDGEIQPDFAMDADHLSDYPFSKLGTTPANVFVFPNLESANISYKIIRGMKVAQVVGPILMGLKQPVHVLQMRASVDEIVNLATIAVLDAQRREEAINKA is encoded by the coding sequence ATGCCAAATAAAACCAATAGGGACGAGAAAAATTTTAATCAGGCGGCGCTGGATTATCACCGTCTCGAACCCAAAGGAAAAATAGAAGTAATTCCTTCAAAACCGCATTCATCGCAGCGCGATCTGTCGCTGGCCTATTCGCCGGGCGTTGCAATACCATGTCTTGAAATCGAAAGAGACCCAAGGCTTGCCTACGAATACACGGGCAAAGGAAATCTTGTAGCCGTAATTTCGAACGGGACCGCAGTTTTAGGCCTTGGCGACATCGGTGCGGAAGCTTCAAAACCCGTAATGGAAGGCAAAGGGCTTTTATTTAAAATCTTTGCTGACATCAATGTATTCGATATTGAAATCGACGAGAAAGATCCTGATAAATTTATTGAAATCGTGAAAGGTATTGCGCCAACATTTGGAGGGATTAACCTTGAAGACATTAAAGCTCCTGAAGCATTCTACATCGAGCAGCGCTTAAAAGAAGAACTCCACATCCCTCTGATGCACGATGATCAACACGGAACTGCAATTATTTCAGCCGCCGCGCTGATCAATGCACTTGAAATTGCCGGAAAGAAAATTGAGGACGTGAAAATGGTGGTGAATGGCGCCGGAGCTGCCGCGATCGCGTGTACGAAGCTTTATGTGGAACTTGGCCTTAGCAAAGAAAACATTCTGATGTGCGATTCCAAAGGAGTTATTAACCACAAAAGAGAAAACCTTACACCTGAAAAAATAGATTTTGTGGCGCAGACAGAAATCCAAACCTTGCAGGATGCCGTGAAAAACGCCGACGTGTTTATCGGACTTTCGAAAGGAAATGTACTTACGCCCGAAATGTTGCTTTCGATGGCTGAAAACCCGATCGTGTTCGGTTTGGCTAACCCTGACCCGGAGATTGAATACGATCTGGCGATGGCAACACGGCCTGACACGATTATGGCAACCGGCCGCAGCGATTATCCTAACCAGGTAAACAACGTTCTTGGTTTCCCGTATATTTTCCGCGGTGCGCTGGATGTTCAGGCGACCGGAATTAACGAGGAGATGAAACTGGCAGCGGTGCACGCAATCGCACAACTCGCTAAGGAACCGGTTCCTGAAGCTGTAATTTTAACTTATAATTTAAAGAGTCTGAACTTCGGCCGCGAATATTTTATTCCAAAACCATTTGATAACCGTCTGATTACCAAAGTTTCGATGGCTGTAGCCAAAGCTGCGATGGAAAGCGGAATTGCCGGTAAACCCATTGAGAATTTCGATGATTACGAAACCGCACTGCTCGACAGAATGGGCCGTGACGAGAAGTTAATCCGAATGATGCAGAACCGCGCAAAAGCCAATCCGAAACGGGTAACCCTGGGCAATGCTGAAGAGTATAATGTACTGAAGGCGGCGCAGATTCTGCACGAAGAAGGCATCGCACAACCGATTCTGTTAGGTGATAAGAAGTACATCAAAGAGCAGATGCAGAAGTTCGGTATCGACCTGGATGTTCCGATTGTAGACCCTACGGACGACGATCAGGAAGAAAACCGCAAAATTTACCGTGATGATCTTTGGAAGCTGAGACAGCGAAAAGGCGTAAATGAGTACAAGGCCAAAAAATACGTACGCCAGCGCGATTATTTCGGACCGATGATGCTTAGAAACGGTCACACTGATGCACTGATTGTCGGTTTTTCTAAAAACTATTCGTCTACGCTGCGGCCCGTACTCGAAATAATTGAAAGAGAAAAAGGCGTGGACCGCGTTTCCTCAATGATGATGATTCTTACCGAGAAAAAACCGATTTTCTTTTCAGATGCATCGATCATCCAGAATCCCACGTCGGAAGATTTGGTAAATATCGCCAGAATGTCGGAAATGGTGGTGAAATCTTTCGCGATAGAGCCAAGAATTGCGATGCTTTCATTTGAAAATTTCGCCGGAATCTCAGAAACATCTAAAAAAGTAGCCAAAGCCGTAAGCATTCTTCACGAAAAATTCCCAAACATGATTGTGGACGGCGAAATTCAGCCCGATTTTGCGATGGATGCAGATCATCTTTCAGATTATCCGTTTTCTAAACTTGGCACCACGCCGGCCAACGTGTTCGTGTTTCCAAACCTCGAAAGCGCCAATATTTCGTATAAGATCATCCGTGGGATGAAGGTGGCGCAGGTGGTTGGACCTATTTTGATGGGTCTGAAACAACCGGTTCACGTACTTCAGATGCGCGCGAGTGTAGACGAAATTGTAAACCTTGCAACTATTGCTGTACTGGATGCGCAAAGACGTGAAGAAGCAATTAATAAAGCATAA